A genomic segment from Desulfurispirillum indicum S5 encodes:
- a CDS encoding methyl-accepting chemotaxis protein, which translates to MVIFSRFSMKLKLAVLVLVPVGSLLLMGSWLIMGAWQQSRTLSSLALQVDLSATIGSLVHELQRERGLSAGMLGSQGEQFRAELRDQHKNTDQRVAELEAFLSRNPSTKQHHTLDQVFSELRRLASVRGQVSSLALNVDDTLAYYTAINHQCLQMVAQLSLLSDDAAITRNLTAYASVLSAKEYAGIERAVLTNTFSRQGFAPGMYMLFLSLVADQQTHLGNFTTLAGAPGRQASEQLLADPVHAEVERMRGRAQALPGGGDFGVDSQQWFSLSTKRINLLKQLEDAQAGALVDMMAERQSSAAAQLLLTFGHVLASLLVTLGLAMVIARELTKGIFEINTHARALASGTGDLRQRLESSSRDELGTLSRSFNTFIESMDKNVSSTMELLARTAGATASVLEVMEHVRLASNRNLDTTSEVSTAAHEMNATIHEISSSVSVSTQSSLATVDLARDGVHSLRESTASIQQLKTEIGELAAQILELQSSAQEIRHVVSVINDISEQTNLLALNAAIEAARAGESGRGFSVVADEVRKLAENTQNSTGEIEKSIAVIVNRVEGATISARRASETADQQEQASQKAQSSFQQIMEAIEEVGDMMSSINAALEQQSTTTGQVAASIEQLAGSSEELSQQVNTLVTDTDMLVENIQGLGGLYGKFQTSSLAIPCIRAKITHVLLVHGLLSAARTGQHPPQMDSAGMGDELERTLNPALLDVLHGSEVLREWQHARQLFAQQVQEFLKYSGGEGQLLERRRNELLSTSQQYLERLDSLTDVCQGAPAKGLREGEPALATFTLIS; encoded by the coding sequence ATGGTCATATTTTCACGATTTTCCATGAAGTTGAAACTGGCAGTCCTGGTGCTGGTTCCCGTCGGATCTTTGCTGTTGATGGGCAGCTGGTTGATTATGGGAGCATGGCAGCAGTCACGAACCCTGTCTTCCCTCGCGCTGCAGGTTGACCTTTCCGCTACCATTGGTTCCCTGGTACATGAGCTGCAGCGTGAACGTGGCCTGAGCGCGGGAATGCTGGGTTCCCAGGGTGAGCAGTTCCGCGCTGAGCTCAGGGATCAGCATAAGAACACCGATCAGCGTGTTGCCGAGCTTGAGGCTTTCCTCTCCCGCAATCCATCCACGAAGCAGCACCACACCCTGGATCAGGTTTTCAGCGAACTGCGTCGCCTGGCGTCCGTGCGCGGCCAGGTATCGTCCCTTGCCCTGAATGTTGATGACACCCTCGCCTATTACACCGCAATCAACCATCAGTGTCTGCAGATGGTTGCGCAGCTGAGTCTGCTGAGCGATGACGCTGCCATTACCAGAAATCTGACCGCCTATGCCAGTGTACTCAGTGCCAAGGAATACGCCGGTATAGAGCGTGCAGTTCTGACCAATACCTTCTCGCGCCAAGGTTTCGCGCCGGGCATGTATATGCTGTTCCTCTCACTGGTAGCGGACCAGCAGACGCATCTGGGCAATTTCACTACCCTGGCGGGCGCACCGGGTCGACAGGCCTCTGAGCAGTTACTTGCCGATCCGGTTCATGCCGAAGTCGAGCGAATGCGCGGCAGAGCGCAGGCACTGCCTGGTGGTGGGGACTTCGGCGTGGATTCTCAGCAGTGGTTTTCGCTCAGTACGAAACGGATCAACCTCCTCAAGCAGTTGGAAGACGCGCAGGCAGGAGCACTTGTGGATATGATGGCAGAGCGTCAGTCAAGCGCGGCGGCGCAGCTGCTGCTTACCTTCGGGCATGTGCTGGCCTCCCTGCTGGTGACCCTGGGCCTGGCCATGGTTATTGCCCGGGAGCTGACAAAAGGGATATTTGAAATCAACACCCACGCACGTGCCCTGGCGTCGGGAACGGGGGATCTGCGGCAGCGGCTGGAGAGCAGCAGTCGCGATGAACTGGGAACGCTGAGCCGCTCTTTTAATACGTTTATCGAGAGTATGGATAAAAATGTCTCCAGTACCATGGAATTACTGGCGCGAACCGCTGGTGCCACTGCCAGTGTGCTGGAAGTCATGGAGCATGTGCGATTGGCCAGCAATCGCAACCTGGATACTACCAGTGAAGTTTCCACTGCCGCCCATGAAATGAACGCCACGATTCATGAAATATCATCCAGTGTTTCTGTTTCCACCCAGTCTTCCCTGGCAACGGTGGACCTGGCCCGGGATGGAGTCCACAGCCTGCGGGAATCCACTGCCAGCATTCAGCAGCTGAAAACAGAAATCGGGGAGCTGGCAGCGCAGATCCTTGAGTTGCAAAGCAGTGCCCAGGAGATACGGCATGTGGTTTCGGTGATCAATGATATCTCTGAGCAGACGAACCTGCTGGCGCTCAATGCCGCCATCGAAGCGGCCAGGGCCGGTGAATCTGGACGAGGGTTCTCGGTGGTGGCCGACGAAGTGCGGAAGTTGGCGGAAAATACCCAGAACTCTACCGGTGAAATCGAGAAATCTATTGCCGTTATTGTGAACCGGGTAGAAGGTGCTACCATCAGCGCGCGTCGGGCCAGCGAAACCGCTGATCAGCAGGAGCAGGCTTCTCAGAAGGCCCAGAGCAGCTTTCAGCAAATCATGGAGGCCATTGAAGAAGTGGGTGATATGATGAGCAGTATTAATGCGGCCCTGGAGCAGCAGTCCACCACGACCGGGCAGGTGGCCGCCAGCATAGAGCAGCTGGCGGGAAGCTCTGAAGAGCTGAGTCAACAGGTGAACACCCTGGTGACCGATACGGATATGCTGGTTGAGAATATCCAGGGGCTGGGGGGGCTGTACGGCAAGTTTCAGACCAGTAGCCTGGCCATTCCCTGTATACGCGCCAAGATTACCCACGTGCTCCTGGTGCACGGGCTTTTGAGTGCTGCGCGTACCGGGCAGCACCCTCCACAGATGGATTCGGCAGGGATGGGTGATGAGCTGGAGCGCACGTTAAACCCAGCGCTACTGGATGTGTTGCACGGCAGCGAGGTTCTCCGGGAATGGCAGCATGCCCGCCAGCTCTTTGCGCAGCAGGTACAGGAATTTCTCAAATACAGCGGGGGCGAGGGGCAGCTGCTTGAGCGTCGGCGCAACGAACTGCTCAGCACCAGTCAACAGTACCTCGAGCGCCTGGATTCCCTGACAGATGTCTGTCAGGGGGCACCTGCAAAGGGGCTGCGCGAGGGTGAGCCAGCGTTGGCGACGTTCACCCTGATCTCATAA
- a CDS encoding nitrogen fixation protein NifQ, whose amino-acid sequence MNTSSPYPYREMEEALRQLLAEHGSNDYARHELAPLIAAKSLLMNHLYEDLGLASRKEMNALMQEHFPALAARKPENIRWKKYLYDLLGKTAPACGMCQDFDECFDCQIVQ is encoded by the coding sequence GTGAACACATCATCACCATACCCCTACCGCGAAATGGAAGAGGCCCTGCGCCAGCTGCTCGCCGAACACGGCAGCAATGACTACGCCCGCCATGAACTGGCCCCCCTGATCGCGGCCAAATCCCTGCTGATGAACCATCTCTATGAGGATCTGGGGCTCGCCTCGCGCAAGGAGATGAACGCCCTCATGCAGGAGCATTTCCCCGCGCTGGCCGCCCGCAAACCGGAAAACATCCGCTGGAAGAAGTACCTCTACGACCTGCTGGGCAAAACTGCCCCCGCCTGTGGCATGTGCCAGGACTTTGACGAGTGCTTCGACTGCCAGATCGTGCAGTAG
- the recA gene encoding recombinase RecA, with amino-acid sequence MSEKQKALELAIAQIEKAHGKGSIMRLGSGEIPAIPVVPSGNLALDIALGVGGYPRGRVIEIYGPESSGKTTLSLHAIAEAQKMGGTAAFIDAENAFDAMYARKIGINTEALLVSQPDYGESALEIADTLVRSGAIDVIVIDSVAALVPKAELEGEMGEATMGAQARLMSQALRKLTGAINKSHTVVIFINQIRSKIGVMFGNPETTTGGNALKFYASMRLDIRRIASIKEGTDVTGNRARVKVVKNKVAPPFKEAEFDITFGEGISSIGTIIDMATDYDILGKSGSWYSYNGERIGQGRENVKTYLKEHPEVTKELERKVKEKVGLIPVLEDDAPQAKEEPAAPTGKGSRKAKDKE; translated from the coding sequence ATGAGTGAAAAGCAAAAAGCACTGGAGTTGGCAATAGCCCAGATAGAGAAAGCCCACGGAAAAGGCAGCATCATGCGCCTTGGCTCCGGGGAGATACCCGCCATTCCCGTGGTGCCCAGTGGGAATCTGGCTCTGGATATCGCCCTGGGCGTTGGTGGTTATCCACGGGGGCGTGTCATTGAGATTTACGGCCCTGAATCCAGCGGGAAAACAACCCTCAGCCTGCACGCCATCGCCGAGGCCCAGAAGATGGGAGGCACGGCGGCCTTCATCGATGCCGAGAACGCCTTTGACGCCATGTATGCCAGGAAAATCGGCATCAATACGGAAGCCCTGCTGGTCAGCCAGCCCGACTATGGCGAGTCGGCCCTGGAAATTGCCGACACCCTGGTGCGCAGTGGCGCCATTGACGTAATCGTCATTGACTCCGTGGCGGCCCTGGTGCCCAAGGCCGAACTGGAAGGGGAAATGGGCGAAGCCACCATGGGAGCTCAGGCACGCCTGATGTCCCAGGCCCTGCGCAAACTGACCGGAGCCATCAATAAATCCCATACGGTGGTTATCTTCATCAACCAGATCCGCTCGAAGATAGGTGTCATGTTCGGAAATCCTGAGACCACCACCGGTGGCAACGCGCTGAAGTTCTACGCCTCCATGCGCCTGGATATCCGTCGCATCGCTTCCATCAAGGAGGGCACCGACGTGACGGGCAACCGCGCCCGGGTTAAAGTGGTGAAAAACAAAGTGGCGCCACCCTTCAAGGAAGCGGAGTTCGACATCACTTTTGGTGAGGGGATCAGCTCCATCGGCACCATCATCGATATGGCGACGGACTATGACATCCTGGGCAAGAGCGGCTCCTGGTACTCCTATAATGGCGAACGCATTGGCCAGGGGCGCGAAAACGTCAAGACCTATCTGAAAGAGCATCCGGAAGTGACCAAGGAACTGGAGCGCAAGGTCAAGGAGAAGGTAGGCCTGATACCGGTCCTTGAGGATGATGCACCTCAGGCAAAAGAGGAGCCGGCAGCGCCGACGGGCAAAGGTTCCCGTAAAGCAAAGGATAAGGAGTAA
- the rplI gene encoding 50S ribosomal protein L9 → MKVIFLQNVPGQGRAGDVKDVNPGFARNFLFKKSLAIEATDINLAELQERKRQEQEQAAYELAQAQALGKAVQEVGVLKFTRPCGDKGKLFGAVTSADVADELGKLGLVVDKKQIKLPQGIKALGKHSVQMRLHPEVKFDLEIQVFEE, encoded by the coding sequence ATGAAAGTCATATTTCTGCAGAATGTCCCCGGACAGGGCCGTGCGGGCGACGTCAAGGACGTTAACCCCGGGTTTGCCCGCAACTTTCTGTTCAAGAAAAGCCTGGCCATCGAGGCCACAGACATCAACCTGGCCGAACTACAGGAGCGCAAGCGTCAGGAACAGGAGCAGGCCGCCTACGAGCTCGCCCAGGCCCAGGCTCTGGGCAAGGCGGTGCAGGAGGTTGGCGTCCTGAAGTTCACCCGTCCCTGTGGCGACAAGGGTAAACTCTTCGGTGCTGTGACTTCCGCTGACGTGGCCGATGAACTGGGCAAGCTGGGGCTGGTGGTGGACAAAAAGCAGATCAAGCTGCCCCAGGGCATCAAGGCGCTGGGCAAGCATTCTGTTCAGATGCGCCTGCACCCCGAAGTCAAGTTCGACCTGGAGATACAGGTGTTTGAAGAGTGA
- the dnaB gene encoding replicative DNA helicase produces the protein MEIQQRSAIKIPPHNTESEHAVLGACIVDDKAMAKVVEVLGAEDFYLEAHRHIFTALTDLFNHGQAIDYITLSDQLSKRKQLEYCGGLEYLVNLAGRVVTSANVVHYARIVKEKSVCRQLIEAGTDIVEKGYDGEQDSEYLLDYAESKVYQISQGRAKKGFHHIYDITKAAYMRIEELYEKKSKVTGVTTGYHDLDDKTSGLQPSDLIIIAGRPAMGKTAFALSLTQNATSIGKHKVAIFSLEMSKEQLVMRLLCAEAQVNSNRVRTGQLERDDWPRLAQATGSLSNLEIYIDDTPGISVLEIRAKARRLANEKGLDMIIVDYLQLVGGTIKESREQQISEISRSLKGLAKELNVPVIALSQLNRSVEQRQDKRPMPSDLRESGAIEQDADIIMFIYRDVVYHSDTPEPNVAEIIIAKQRNGPTGTVKLLFREELTRFENLAKGYQQDGY, from the coding sequence ATGGAGATCCAGCAGCGTTCCGCGATAAAAATTCCGCCCCATAATACCGAGTCCGAGCACGCTGTGCTGGGAGCCTGTATTGTGGACGACAAGGCCATGGCCAAGGTGGTGGAGGTGCTCGGCGCCGAGGACTTCTATCTGGAGGCCCATCGCCATATTTTCACCGCCCTGACCGACCTGTTCAATCATGGCCAGGCCATTGATTACATCACCCTTTCCGACCAGCTCTCCAAACGCAAGCAACTGGAATACTGCGGCGGGCTGGAGTACCTGGTTAATCTGGCTGGACGGGTAGTGACCAGCGCCAACGTCGTTCACTACGCCCGCATTGTGAAGGAGAAGTCGGTCTGCCGCCAGCTGATTGAGGCGGGCACGGACATTGTGGAAAAGGGCTACGATGGCGAACAGGACTCCGAGTACCTGTTGGACTATGCCGAAAGCAAGGTTTACCAGATCAGCCAGGGGCGTGCCAAAAAGGGCTTTCACCATATCTATGACATCACCAAAGCCGCCTATATGCGCATTGAGGAGCTGTACGAGAAGAAATCCAAGGTCACCGGAGTGACAACCGGTTACCACGACCTGGATGACAAGACCAGCGGTCTGCAGCCCTCGGATCTCATTATTATTGCTGGTCGTCCCGCCATGGGGAAGACCGCCTTTGCCCTGAGCCTGACTCAGAATGCCACCAGTATCGGCAAGCACAAGGTGGCCATCTTCTCCCTGGAAATGAGCAAGGAGCAGCTGGTCATGCGTCTTCTGTGCGCCGAAGCTCAGGTGAACTCCAACCGGGTGCGCACCGGGCAGCTGGAACGCGACGACTGGCCCAGGCTGGCTCAGGCCACGGGCAGCCTCTCCAATCTGGAAATCTATATCGATGACACGCCGGGCATATCGGTGCTGGAGATCCGCGCCAAGGCGCGTCGACTGGCCAATGAGAAGGGCCTTGACATGATTATCGTGGACTACCTGCAGCTGGTGGGCGGCACCATCAAGGAGAGTCGCGAGCAGCAGATATCCGAGATATCGCGCTCTCTCAAGGGCCTGGCCAAGGAACTCAATGTGCCGGTTATCGCCCTGAGTCAGCTCAACCGCAGTGTGGAACAGCGTCAGGACAAGCGTCCCATGCCCTCAGACCTGCGCGAGTCGGGAGCCATTGAGCAGGACGCCGACATCATCATGTTCATCTACCGCGATGTGGTTTACCACTCCGACACTCCCGAACCCAATGTGGCCGAGATTATCATCGCCAAGCAGCGCAATGGTCCCACCGGCACGGTCAAACTGCTGTTCCGCGAGGAACTCACCCGCTTTGAGAACCTGGCCAAGGGTTATCAGCAGGACGGCTACTGA
- a CDS encoding BCCT family transporter, translating to MNPRTTIATIVIILLALWAGTFHNQLSARHISTIRTALNPFLEWYYVALVAFLLFFMVWLGIGRFKNVRLGGDDERPEFTFFSWVAMLFAAGTGVGILFWAVAQPILQFQENPFIGSGMSPEAATVAMRLTYFHWGLNGWAIFAFVALSMAYFSFRHNLPLTVRSALYPFFGERVRGPLGDIVDTLAVFGTIFGIATTLGLGVQQMNSGLQQVFGLDASVRLQLSITAIIMAIATTSVVSGVRRGVRILSEMNFWLSIAMVSFILLFGPTQYLIGLILESTGDYLQNILAMTFHTNVTRGDQWQAQWTVFFWGWWIAWSPFVGMFIARISRGRTFREFVAGVLLVPTLITIVWIGLFGGTALHHEQFGAGGIVAAVEQDIASALFVTIEAMNLGVFSTMASMAMVLLICTYLITSANAGTLVINTILSGGDTEPPTAHRILWGAVLALLTSVLLVAGGLETLQSTVIAAALPFSLIIVLMIGGLLRALNHERFAARKGLRTEAPREPWIDLDDAGQKSTWRRTSARSLRKRRLSRERLPSHAHKAESGEEKTM from the coding sequence ATGAACCCGCGCACTACCATTGCCACCATCGTCATTATCCTGCTGGCCCTGTGGGCGGGAACCTTCCATAACCAGCTGAGCGCCCGGCATATCAGCACCATCCGCACTGCCCTGAATCCGTTCCTGGAGTGGTATTATGTGGCCCTGGTGGCTTTCCTGCTCTTCTTCATGGTATGGCTTGGCATCGGGCGCTTCAAAAATGTCCGCCTCGGCGGCGATGATGAACGCCCCGAGTTCACCTTTTTCTCCTGGGTCGCCATGCTTTTTGCCGCCGGCACTGGGGTGGGCATTCTCTTCTGGGCTGTGGCTCAACCCATCCTGCAATTTCAGGAGAACCCCTTTATCGGCAGCGGCATGAGCCCGGAAGCCGCCACGGTCGCCATGCGCCTGACCTATTTCCACTGGGGGCTCAACGGCTGGGCTATTTTTGCCTTTGTTGCTCTGTCCATGGCCTATTTCTCTTTTCGCCACAACCTGCCCCTCACAGTGCGCTCAGCCCTCTACCCATTCTTCGGTGAACGGGTACGCGGTCCCCTGGGCGACATCGTGGACACGCTGGCGGTTTTCGGCACCATTTTCGGTATCGCCACCACCCTCGGACTGGGCGTTCAGCAGATGAACTCCGGATTACAGCAGGTCTTTGGACTGGACGCCTCTGTGCGCCTGCAACTTTCCATCACCGCTATCATCATGGCCATTGCCACGACATCGGTGGTATCCGGAGTTCGCCGCGGGGTGCGCATACTGTCGGAGATGAATTTCTGGCTCAGCATCGCCATGGTGAGTTTTATCCTGCTCTTTGGGCCCACCCAGTACCTGATCGGGCTGATCCTGGAGTCCACGGGGGACTATCTCCAGAACATTCTGGCCATGACCTTCCACACCAACGTCACGCGGGGAGACCAGTGGCAAGCCCAGTGGACGGTCTTCTTCTGGGGCTGGTGGATCGCATGGTCACCCTTTGTGGGCATGTTCATCGCCCGCATCTCCCGGGGCCGCACCTTCCGCGAATTTGTGGCCGGCGTACTGCTGGTGCCGACACTGATCACCATCGTGTGGATCGGCCTCTTCGGAGGAACAGCTCTGCACCACGAGCAGTTCGGCGCCGGGGGCATCGTTGCCGCAGTGGAGCAGGATATCGCCAGCGCCTTGTTTGTCACCATCGAGGCCATGAATCTGGGAGTTTTTTCAACCATGGCCTCCATGGCCATGGTGCTCCTGATCTGCACCTATCTCATCACCTCTGCCAATGCGGGAACCCTGGTGATCAACACCATTCTTTCCGGCGGGGACACAGAGCCGCCCACGGCTCACCGCATTCTCTGGGGTGCTGTGCTGGCCCTGCTGACATCGGTGCTGCTGGTGGCTGGTGGACTTGAAACCCTTCAGTCAACGGTCATTGCTGCCGCGCTGCCCTTCTCCCTGATCATCGTCCTGATGATCGGTGGATTGCTGCGCGCTCTGAACCATGAACGCTTTGCTGCTCGCAAAGGTCTGCGCACGGAAGCACCCCGCGAACCTTGGATTGATCTCGATGACGCAGGGCAGAAGAGCACCTGGAGACGCACGTCAGCCAGAAGCCTGCGTAAACGACGCCTTTCCAGGGAGCGGCTGCCATCCCACGCTCACAAGGCAGAAAGTGGAGAAGAAAAAACGATGTAA
- a CDS encoding cation diffusion facilitator family transporter translates to MNNRDEHAGHHLRLKKRASFFSVSVAIILATAKLAVGITINSLAIIAMAIDSIMDIVMSAANFVGIRMAAQPADPEHPFGHGKFETMAALFQGTVILGIGIFLTYEGVRRIVSGDTMATEGLQLGIAIMAVSAMVSLVLSRYLRRTARTTDSLALQTDSLHYSTDVWTNGGVMVALTVMFFVPWPWLDPLISILIALYIIKEALPLLGKVLNELAESALPETQRQQITEIVLANREIVDLHDLRTRKSGSTKIMDMHITVCKNYTIKQAHDIADAVEASLKEQFADADIVIHLDPCSVKHCPEETPNTQCPIGKQTIKS, encoded by the coding sequence ATGAACAACCGCGATGAGCATGCCGGCCACCACCTGCGCCTGAAAAAGCGCGCTTCCTTCTTCAGCGTCAGTGTCGCCATCATCCTGGCCACCGCCAAACTGGCCGTGGGTATAACCATCAACTCCCTGGCCATTATCGCCATGGCCATCGACTCCATCATGGATATCGTCATGAGCGCCGCCAATTTTGTCGGAATCCGCATGGCCGCCCAACCTGCCGACCCGGAGCACCCTTTCGGTCACGGCAAGTTCGAAACCATGGCCGCTCTCTTCCAGGGAACCGTCATCCTCGGCATTGGTATCTTTCTGACCTATGAAGGCGTTCGACGCATTGTCAGCGGCGACACCATGGCCACGGAGGGTCTGCAGCTGGGTATCGCCATTATGGCCGTCAGCGCCATGGTCTCCCTGGTGTTAAGCCGCTACCTGCGCAGGACTGCCCGAACCACCGATTCGCTGGCCCTTCAGACTGACTCCCTGCACTATTCCACCGATGTCTGGACCAACGGCGGTGTCATGGTGGCCCTTACGGTCATGTTCTTTGTGCCATGGCCCTGGCTGGACCCACTGATCTCCATCCTCATTGCCCTGTACATCATCAAGGAAGCCCTGCCCCTGCTGGGAAAAGTGCTGAACGAACTGGCCGAGAGCGCCCTGCCTGAAACTCAGCGACAGCAGATTACGGAAATTGTGCTGGCCAATCGGGAGATTGTCGACCTCCACGACCTGCGCACCCGCAAAAGCGGCTCCACAAAAATTATGGATATGCACATAACCGTCTGTAAAAATTACACCATCAAACAGGCCCACGATATCGCCGATGCCGTGGAGGCCAGCCTGAAGGAGCAGTTTGCGGATGCCGATATTGTCATCCACCTCGACCCCTGCAGCGTCAAGCACTGCCCGGAGGAGACGCCAAACACCCAGTGCCCCATCGGCAAGCAGACCATAAAATCATAA
- a CDS encoding ATP-dependent helicase codes for MPHTQDISQAIFSQLNTQQGAAVAHVDGPALILAGAGSGKTRVLTARIMNLLQQGVAPWNILAVTFTNKAAGEMRQRIRSRLGPVASDIWIGTFHSIALRILRIECHHIGYESDFVIYDPADGLKVVTKVLKRLNISAQTMPAKKALGIISSLKNSGYRPDDLESASTLDTTVIAPVFREYQKLMLSFNAMDFDDLLLNLKEILYHSSDVLQKYQQKFRYIHVDEYQDTNQVQFEILHLLAGQHRNLFAVGDDDQSIYRFRGATIENILNFEQHYPNTAIFKLEQNYRSPQSILDCANSIISRNPRRHPKQLFSDLGPGEKIGLKVLPSADDEASFIVGEIQQLLSDGFAPSDIAVLYRTNAQSRLFEALLLRRGIPYRVVGSFEFWKRKEIQDVLAYVSLIANPRDIQAFERVVNYPLRGIGAASVEKIVSLAVDSGRPVLEAAALMAADLRGKARQSIENFLEFLASFQGGQDYLISDMIEEIVRKAGIDKDIRNREDEHQAQSRLENIGELISAATAFEKERPAEQITLSHFLEEINLGIETRQNTQEGVSLLTIHSAKGLEFPVVFLSGLENTLFPSPMSMGNQFAQEEERRLMYVAVTRCQEKLFLTRAQSRTMFGKTTFCGESMFLRDIPQELLHKL; via the coding sequence GTGCCCCATACCCAGGACATTTCACAAGCCATTTTTTCCCAACTCAATACCCAGCAGGGCGCAGCCGTGGCCCACGTGGACGGGCCTGCCCTGATCCTGGCCGGAGCTGGCAGCGGCAAGACCCGTGTCCTCACCGCCAGAATCATGAATCTCCTTCAGCAGGGAGTCGCACCCTGGAATATCCTGGCGGTCACCTTCACCAACAAGGCCGCTGGAGAAATGCGCCAGCGGATTCGCTCCCGGCTGGGCCCCGTGGCCAGCGACATCTGGATCGGAACCTTCCACAGCATCGCCTTGCGCATCCTGCGTATTGAGTGTCACCATATCGGGTACGAAAGCGATTTTGTCATCTACGATCCTGCCGACGGCCTCAAGGTGGTCACCAAGGTTCTCAAGCGCCTCAACATCAGCGCGCAGACCATGCCGGCCAAAAAGGCTCTTGGTATCATAAGCTCCCTTAAAAACAGCGGTTATCGCCCAGACGACCTGGAGAGCGCTTCGACCCTCGACACCACTGTGATCGCCCCGGTCTTCCGCGAATATCAGAAGCTGATGCTCAGCTTCAACGCCATGGATTTCGATGATCTGCTGCTGAACCTCAAGGAGATCCTGTACCACTCTTCCGATGTCCTGCAGAAGTACCAGCAGAAGTTTCGCTACATCCACGTGGATGAGTACCAGGACACCAACCAGGTTCAGTTTGAAATCCTGCACCTGCTGGCCGGACAGCACCGCAATCTTTTTGCCGTGGGCGATGACGATCAGTCCATCTATCGCTTTCGTGGTGCCACCATCGAGAATATCCTCAACTTCGAACAGCACTATCCCAATACCGCCATCTTCAAGCTGGAGCAGAATTACCGGTCTCCCCAGAGTATTCTCGACTGCGCCAACAGTATCATCAGCCGTAACCCGCGCCGTCACCCCAAGCAACTCTTCTCCGACCTGGGACCCGGCGAGAAAATCGGTCTCAAGGTGTTACCCAGCGCCGACGACGAAGCCAGCTTCATCGTCGGTGAAATCCAGCAGCTTCTCAGCGACGGGTTCGCCCCCAGTGACATTGCTGTGCTCTACCGCACCAACGCCCAGAGCCGCCTCTTTGAAGCCCTGCTGCTGCGCCGGGGAATCCCCTACCGCGTGGTGGGCTCCTTCGAGTTCTGGAAACGTAAAGAAATTCAGGACGTACTTGCCTATGTCAGCCTGATCGCCAACCCCAGGGATATTCAGGCCTTTGAACGCGTCGTCAACTACCCCCTGCGGGGTATTGGTGCCGCGTCAGTGGAGAAAATCGTCAGCCTGGCCGTGGACAGCGGTCGCCCCGTGCTGGAAGCTGCCGCCCTCATGGCCGCTGACCTGCGGGGTAAGGCCCGCCAGAGCATCGAGAATTTCCTGGAGTTTCTTGCCTCCTTCCAGGGTGGCCAGGACTACCTCATCAGCGACATGATTGAGGAAATCGTGCGCAAGGCGGGAATCGACAAGGATATCCGCAATCGCGAAGATGAGCACCAGGCCCAGTCGCGCCTGGAGAACATCGGCGAACTGATCAGCGCCGCCACCGCCTTCGAAAAGGAGCGCCCTGCGGAGCAGATCACCCTGAGCCACTTCCTTGAGGAGATCAATCTGGGCATTGAAACCCGCCAGAACACCCAGGAGGGCGTCAGCCTGCTGACTATTCACTCCGCCAAGGGCCTTGAGTTTCCCGTTGTCTTCCTCAGCGGGCTGGAAAACACCCTTTTTCCTTCGCCCATGAGCATGGGGAATCAGTTTGCCCAGGAAGAAGAGCGCCGCCTGATGTACGTGGCCGTTACTCGCTGCCAGGAAAAGCTCTTTCTCACCCGCGCCCAAAGCCGAACCATGTTCGGCAAAACCACCTTCTGCGGAGAAAGCATGTTCCTGCGGGATATTCCCCAGGAACTGCTGCATAAGCTATGA
- the csrA gene encoding carbon storage regulator CsrA: MLVLSRKKNETIMIGDDIFITVVDAMNGVVKIGIEAPRNVKVYRKEVYDAIQEENRAAAQSSQHLQLPGNFTFPTSKKN; the protein is encoded by the coding sequence ATGCTGGTACTCTCCCGTAAAAAAAACGAAACCATCATGATCGGGGACGATATCTTCATCACCGTTGTGGATGCCATGAATGGCGTGGTGAAGATCGGCATTGAAGCCCCGCGTAATGTCAAGGTTTATCGCAAGGAAGTTTACGACGCCATCCAGGAAGAAAACCGCGCCGCCGCCCAGAGTTCGCAGCACCTCCAGCTTCCCGGCAACTTCACCTTCCCCACCAGCAAGAAAAATTAA